One window of the Candidatus Omnitrophota bacterium genome contains the following:
- a CDS encoding terminase small subunit translates to MRTSKKLNPRQERFVKEYLLDLNASQAAIRSGYSPRTAGAIGEENLKKPEIKKAIDKALAERSARTEIDADRVVQEIGTIAFAKVGKIKAADKIRALELLGKHLGMFVKKFEITEQRGGVLLVPSPVSPEEWSKAAAEHQRRLEAEAKAEE, encoded by the coding sequence ATGAGAACGTCGAAAAAGTTGAACCCACGGCAAGAGCGATTCGTTAAGGAATACTTGCTTGACCTGAACGCATCACAAGCGGCGATCCGTTCGGGATACTCCCCCCGGACAGCCGGGGCAATCGGCGAAGAAAACTTGAAAAAACCTGAAATCAAAAAAGCGATTGATAAGGCATTGGCGGAGCGTTCCGCCCGGACAGAAATCGACGCGGACAGAGTCGTCCAGGAAATAGGAACTATCGCTTTTGCGAAGGTTGGGAAAATCAAAGCGGCTGACAAGATTCGAGCGTTGGAACTTTTGGGTAAGCATTTAGGGATGTTCGTCAAGAAATTTGAGATAACCGAACAGCGCGGCGGAGTCTTGCTTGTTCCTTCGCCCGTATCGCCCGAAGAATGGAGCAAGGCGGCGGCGGAGCATCAAAGGCGGCTGGAAGCGGAAGCCAAAGCCGAAGAATAA